One Phaseolus vulgaris cultivar G19833 chromosome 11, P. vulgaris v2.0, whole genome shotgun sequence genomic window carries:
- the LOC137834649 gene encoding synaptotagmin-3: MILQHASSISHFSSLSPSLCPCNAAFPFSRRTRKRLFANSGSRKFRRKRTVRFCALPSDVSNQNWNSEFASSARRTATTFVLKRISNQLHADDNSTSNDVADIELHDSASPSSLSSPPSSVQLGSNFTGFREDPIVDKLRTQLGVIHPIPSPPINRNVVGLFVFFFFVGVVFDKLWTSRRRSKSGGEDGLRGVWPQVPTSFSLFLEKDLQRKESVEWVNMVLGKLWKVYRGGIENWIIGLLQPVIDNLKKPDYVERVEIKQFSLGDEPLSVRNVERRTSRRVNDLQYQIGLRYTGGARMLLMLSLKFGIIPIVVPVGVRDFDIDGELWVKLRLIPTEPWVGAVSWAFVSLPKIKFELSPFRLFNLMAIPVLSMFLTKLLTEDLPKLFVRPKKIVLDFQKGKAVGPVAGDVKSGEMQGNKDSVGELSVTLVDARKLSYIFYGKTDPYVVLGLGNQVIRSKKNSQTTVIGPPGMPIWNQDFHMLVSNPRKQKLSIQVKDALGFADLTIGTGEVDLGSLKDTVPTDKIVVLQGGWGFLGKRSCGEILLRLTYKAYVEDEEDDKTEMDSIYTDVSDDELSDSEVNVTDERDERNSVYEIDKESFMDVLAALIVSEEFQGIVASETVLGKVLDNGSNAGSKVSKSSIPNAEPIPSSSDNSVGSAGGSALVWLAVITSISLLIALNVGGSNLFNP, from the exons ATGATTCTGCAACACGCTTCTTCCATCTCACACTTCTCTTCACTCTCCCCTTCTCTCTGTCCATGTAACGCCGCATTTCCTTTCTCCAGAAGAACCAGAAAGCGTTTATTCGCTAATTCCGGTTCCCGCAAATTCCGAAGAAAACGCACCGTTCGCTTCTGCGCTCTTCCCTCGGACGTTTCCAACCAAAACTGGAATTCCGAATTCGCCAGTTCCGCGCGGAGGACCGCCACCACCTTCGTTCTCAAACGAATTTCCAATCAACTCCACGCCGACGACAACAGCACTAGCAACGATGTTGCTGATATCGAGCTGCACGATTCAGCTTCACCGTCGTCGTTGTCGTCTCCGCCGTCTTCGGTTCAATTAGGTTCGAACTTCACCGGTTTCCGCGAGGATCCTATTGTGGATAAGCTGCGGACGCAGCTTGGGGTCATTCACCCGATTCCATCGCCTCCGATAAACCGCAACGTGGTCGGCCTGTTCgtgttcttcttctttgtcggcGTTGTGTTCGATAAACTGTGGACTTCGCGGCGGCGGAGCAAGAGCGGCGGAGAGGACGGGCTGCGTGGCGTGTGGCCGCAGGTGCCGACGAGCTTCTCGCTGTTCCTGGAGAAGGATTTGCAGAGGAAGGAGTCGGTGGAGTGGGTGAACATGGTGTTGGGGAAGTTGTGGAAGGTGTATAGAGGTGGAATTGAGAACTGGATTATAGGGTTGCTTCAGCCTGTGATTGATAATTTGAAGAAGCCTGATTACGTTGAGAGGGTTGAGATTAAGCAGTTCTCGTTAGGAGATGAGCCGTTGTCTGTTAGGAATGTTGAGCGCAGGACTTCTCGCAGAGTCAACGATTTGCA GTACCAGATAGGCCTTAGGTACACAGGTGGTGCTCGCATGCTGTTGATGCTTTCTCTGAAATTTGGCATCATTCCAATTGTCGTGCCTGTTGGTGTTCGAGACTTTGACATCGATGGCGAACTTTGGGTAAAATTAAGACTAATACCAACAGAACCATGGGTGGGAGCTGTTTCATGGGCTTTTGTTTCACTTCCCAAGATCAAGTTTGAACTATCTCCATTCCGTCTGTTCAATTTAATGG CAATTCCAGTTCTCTCGAT GTTTTTAACTAAACTTCTCACTGAAGATTTACCCAAACTATTTGTACGCCCaaagaaaatagttttagaTTTTCAAAAAGGAAAAGCTGTTGGTCCAGTTGCTGGTGATGTTAAATCTGGAGAAATGCAAGGAAATAAAGATTCTGTGGGTGAACTATCTGTTACTTTGGTGGATGCTCGAAAGCTTTCTTATATTTTCTATG GCAAGACAGATCCTTATGTTGTTCTTGGCCTTGGTAATCAAGTTATACGCAGCAAAAAGAACAGTCAAACCACTGTAATTGGACCCCCAGGAATGCCAATTTGGAATCAG GATTTTCACATGCTTGTTTCCAACCCTAGAAAACAAAAGTTATCCATCCAAGTAAAGGACGCTCTAGGATTTGCAGATTTGACTATTGGTACAGGAGAG GTTGATTTGGGATCTCTTAAAGACACTGTACCAACAGACAAAATTGTGGTTTTACAAGGAGGTTGGGGGTTTTTAGGAAAGCGCTCTTGTGGCGAGATATTGCTTCGGCTAACATATAAAGCATATGTGGAGGATGAGGAAGATGATAAAACTGAGATGGACTCTATTTATACTGATGTTTCTGATGACGAGTTGTCTGATTCAGAAGTAAATGTCACTGACGAGAGGGATGAAAGAAACTCTGTGTATGAAATAGATAAAGAGTCATTTATGGATGTTTTGGCAGCATTAATCGTTAGCGAAGAATTTCAGGGGATAGTAGCATCTGAAACAGTGTTGGGCAAAGTTTTGGATAATGGCTCAAATGCTGGATCTAAAGTGTCAAAGTCTTCGATTCCCAATGCTGAACCAATCCCTTCTAGTTCTGATAATTCTGTAGGCTCTGCTGGAG GCTCAGCCTTAGTTTGGCTTGCTGTGATTACTAGCATATCACTACTAATTGCTCTCAATGTTGGGGGATCCAATCTCTTCAATCCTTAA